In Francisella orientalis FNO12, the sequence CAGTAACAGTGGGTAAGACTATCTCAGAGCTGTGAGAAAATGACCAAACAATAGCTATTAATATGATAATAAACATAGGTAGAAGGGTACCTATGATAGCACCAAGAGTACTTACTATACTTGATGTTTTGATACCAAATAAGTTGATAGCTGTAGCACTCCAAAACATTACTAAACTCATTGATATCATATACCATGGATTAGCTACTAGCTCATTAGCATTTTGACCTATGGAAGGAGCTATTACATAAGCTATGATACCAGCGAAAAAGCCACAAATTGAAGGAAACCATACGAGGTTATAAACCCATTGTATCCATATCACTAGAAAGCCTAATCTTTTACCAAAAGCTTTTTTGGCCCAGATATAAATACCACCAGTCTCTTGAGATGATCCTGTAGACATTTCAGCAGTAAGTAGTGCACATGGAACTAAAAAGAAAATACCAGCTAGAATATAAAATGTAATAACTATCCATCCAGCTTGAGCAGTGATTGATATGTTTCTTAAGCTATCAACTGCAATAATATTTATCATTATTAGTCTGATTAGACCAAACTTTTTACTACTAATAATTTGTTCCATTATTCTACTTTTCTATTTCTCCGATACCACGGTTTAGTATATACTTAAAGGAATTTTATAACAACTAGAGCGTGTGTTACTTTTATGAAACGAAAAGTTTTTGTTTTGGGCCTGCTAGTTAGCTTACTAAATGTAGCTTATTCTGAAGAAGATTCGTATATATGTGATAATAAAGTTCTCAAAAATCCAATTATAGCATCAGAGTCTAGAACCCAGTTAAATTTTACAAACTGGGCTGACTATATATCTTCTGATATAGTGCCTTGTTTTTCGGAGTTGTCTAATACTAGAGTTAAGTATATATATACATCTGATGATAATATGACAAGAGCGAAGATAATGACAGGCTCTTCAGGTTTTGATTTGATAGAGCAGGGTGCTTTGTATTTGAATAGTGAGATAGCATCTAATGCTCTTATCAAGTTAGATAAATCAAAGTTACCAAATCTAGATTATCGTAATAAAGTAATCTATGACAAGGTATCTCAAATTAATGATCCGGGTAATAACTATGCTGTAGTATATAGTTATGGAACTACTGGACTAGCTTATAACAAACAAGAAATAGAACAAAGATTAGGAAAGGATGTTGTTCCTGATAGTTGGAAATATGTATTTGATAAAAAGTATCTCAAACAGATAGCGCCATGTGGAGTCTCATTGCTTGATGAGCCTGAGCAGATATTCGGTAATTACTTTTTTTATCATGGTATTGATCCTAATACTAATAGTAAAGCTGAGTATGAGAAGGCAGCTCTAGATATTATCAAAAACGTACGTCCATATATTAAGTATTTTGATAGTAATAAATATCAAAATGATTTCACAGCGGGTAACCTGTGTCTAGTAATGGGATACTCTGGCGATGTGGTTAGATCTGTTAAAAGAGCAAAGACTGTTAACCCTTATGTGACTTTAGCATATGTAATACCTAAAGAAGGTACTAATATTTGGTTTGATATGTTAATGATTCCAAAAGGAGCTAAAGATCTTGATAAAGCTTATGCTCTTATGAACTATATTATAGATCCATACGTAGCCGCTCAAAATAGTAATTATTTATATCAGCCTAATGCAGTAACACAGAATGAAAAATATTTAGATGATATATTTAATGATACGAATATTAGACCTACTGATGAGATGATCAAAAAGATGTATGTTCTTAATATTCATGATGCAGAAATGCAGAGTTTTATTAGTAGAGTGTGGATGAATGTTAAATATGGCATAGAATTTACACCTAAGTACTATAAACTAAGCTAAAATTAATTAAAAATTCTAAAAAATGTTTAAAAATATTTTTAGGAACAAGTCTTACTTGCTATACTAAAATTATTAGATTTATTTATATTAGTAATCAATAATGTCTACCCCACTAACGATAGAGTTATTCAATGAGTCTACAACTTTAGATTTACAAGTTAATGACTTAACCATCAAATCAGCTATTAATGAACCTTTTGAGGTTAGCCTTAGCTGTGGTGTTCCAGTTGGTGATGATTTACTTGCAAAGTTAGATAACTATGTAGATTTTACCTTAAGCATAAATGGCGATTTAGGTAATCCTAAATTTGAATTAGAATTACAATCTTATGATTTGATCTCTGCTAATATTCGATGATAATTCTTAAATCTAACAGGGTTGATATGACCTTGTTTAACTTGTTCGACAATTTGACAACCTTTAGATCCCTCTTCATGCGAGCAATTTCTGAATTGGCACATCCCTTTGTATTTTTTGAAATCTAAGAAACCATCAAAAAGCTCTTTTTTTGTGATATGCCAAAGTCCAAATTCTCTTATGCCAGGAGAGTCGATTATATTAGTGGCATCATCTATCTCGTATAAAGTAGAGCATGTAGTAGTATGACGTCCTTTTTTGGTAGAATCTGATACAGCAGTTGTTGCAGTGATTTTTTCACCTAGTATTGTATTTAATGTTTCAGACTTGCCAACACCTGATTGGCCTAAGAATATAGATGCTTTGTCTTTAAGTTCTTCAAGAAGGTTATTAATTCCTATATTGTTTTGTGCAGATATATAAAAAACTTTATAGCCAATGTCTTGGTAAACATTTGCTAAATTTTGAATATATCTTTTATCTTCTTCTGTTTGATTATCTATCTTATTGATAACAATTATAGGCTCTATATTACTATTATGTAATGCAGCTAGATATCTATCAATATAGTGCTCAACCGGTGCTGGAGAGTGAGCAATAATTATTACAGCATTATCAATATTTACAGCAATATTTTTATTTTTACGCTGATATTGATTTGGACGAGAAATTAGATTTTTTCTATCAAGTAATCTACTAATGACATATGTCGAATTTGTATATTCTAATTCTACATTATCTCCAACAGTGAGTTCACCTTTCAAGTAGCTTCTTAATAGTGCTGAAACTTTCTCGCCATTTGTAAGTTTGACAGAGATATTACCACCAAAATTCGTTATGATTTTTCCTTGCAAGAATGTAAGATTATAATTACTTAATATTAGAGTTAATTATAAGCTTTATTTATAAAAATGCTAATAATGTCTTGTATATATTTGAATAAAAATATTATCTTTGTTAGTATCGAGAGATTAAGAAAGAAAATTTATATTTAATCTTAAAGAAGAATTAAAGGAGAAGTAATGAAAAAAACTAAAATTTTAGCATTAATGGCTTTGGCAACGTTTGGTGCGATAAGTTTTTCTTATGCAGATGATGCAGGAGGTGTTAATTTATCACCAGAAGGTTACTGGGTACAATTTGATGAAGATCCAGATGCTGGCAAAGGAATGCTAGAAGGTATTATTCATACTTATTATGCAGAGAATGATGAGTATGGCAAGAAAGGTACGCTACAGATGGAAATCGTAGTTCCATTAATGAATGTAAATGCATCTGGTAAGCCGGCTAAGCCAAGAGCAACTTGTAATAACTGTTCAAATGGTTCTTACAATGGCTTTAGCTATAAAGGTAAAAATGCTCCTCTACAAGGTTTTGTGTTTGCAGGCAATATGCAACCACAATCAAGTACAGGTGTTGCTGGTCAAAGTAGCGATGTATATAAGGATGGTGGTGTAATAAATCCAAATGATGGTAAGGTTTATGAATCGGAAGCACAAGTTCAAGATGCAGGCAGAACAATGTATGCAAAAGCAGCTTATATTGTTTGGGGTAAAGAATTAGGTAGTAAAGCGGCTTACTGGCAAAGAATCACAAAAGCTGATTATGAAAAAGTTAAAGCGGATTGTGGCGTAACTGCTGATGGACAATATGTAAATAAAGATGAGAAAGTTACTGCCACTTGTACTAACTATCCTGTTGAGCAATTTGGAGTTAAAAGTCCTGTCTAATTAGTTTGTATAATTCCAATTTTTCTTTATACTTTATCTTAAAAGTCATAACAAATTTCTACAATGATTAAAAAAATTACTTTTCTAATTTTTGGTTTTTTAGTGGCTATGACTAGCTATGCGAAATTTGATAAATCAAATGCTAATGGCTATTGGTTACAAAGAGATGGCGCTACAAATACAAATGTTGGTGTAATTCATGCTTATACTAATGACCATGGTAGTTTAAATGCTAAAATGTTTGTACCATTAGCAAATGTTGATGATGGTAAGATTCACCCACCTATGATCTACTGTAAAAATTGTGGTAAGGGTGATGCTTATGGACATAAATATGATTACTCTAGTAGACATGATACATATCAAGGGTTAGAATTTGTCTGGGATATTAAAAAATCAGGTTCTGCTGATAAATCACATGGAAAAGGATCTGTTTATACTGAAGGATCTGTACTAAATCCACATGATGGTAAATTTTATCATGTCAAAGCTCAAACTATAGAAGATGGCGATAAAGTTTATGTTAGAGCTTTTTGGGGATTCTTAGGTAAAGATGAATACTGGCAAAGAATACCTAAATCCCAAGCTAATAAAATAAAATGGGAATGTGGTCTAACGAAAGATAAAATTTATCCATATCAAGATAAGTCTGGCAAGATTATAGATCAGGAGCTATGGAAGGAGTGTTCAACAAGAGATTTTGTAAAAGATCCTTTATGATAGATTATCTATGTATTCTAAGCAAAATTATCGCCAAATAAGATTATTACCTGAAGATTTAGCCAATCAAATAGCAGCTGGGGAAGTTATAGAAAGACCCTCATCTGTAGTCAAAGAACTTATTGAAAACTCTATAGATGCTGGAGCAACTGCTATTAATATAGAAATTCAAGAGGGCGGTAAGTCATTAATAAGAATTAGAGATAACGGTAAAGGAATTGCTTATGATGATTTGCGACTAGCTCTAGCACCTCATGCAACAAGTAAGGTTTATACTCTTGAAGAATTAGAGTCTGTTGCTAGCATGGGCTTTCGTGGAGAAGCTCTGGCTAGTATAGCTTCTGTTTCAAAGCTAAAAATTATCTCAAAACATCAAGATTTAGATGATGCTTGGCAAATCAATAACGAAACTAGAGAGGTTACTCCTGCTGCACATGTGACAGGAACAACTATTGAGGTTTATGAGCTTTTTTATAACACTCCGGCCCGCCGTAAGTTTTTAAAGAAAGACAATACCGAGTTTTTACATATTTCTGATTTACTTAAGAAATATATGCTTTGCTATTTTGGTATAGCTTTTAGACTTATTCATAATGGTAAAGAGGCCAAAGATCTATTATTAGCAGAAGATATGCAACTTAAATATAATCGTGTTTTAGATTTGTATAGTCGTGATTTTATTGAGAATGCTATCTATATAGATAAAAAAGTTGGTGATGCTCATTTATGGGGGTGGGTGGCTAGACCTAGATTTAATAGAGCTAGAGCAGATATGCAGAGTTTCTATATAAATGGGCGTATTATCAAAGATAAGATTGTCACTCATGCGATAAAAAATGCTTATAAAGATGTAATGTATGGTAATAGATATCCAGCATTTCTACTTTATCTTGATATGGATTATAAAGAAGTGGATGTAAACGTTCATCCAGCTAAAAGTGAAGTACGCTTTAGAAACCAAAAATTTATTTATGATTTTCTTTTTGGTACAGTCAATAAGGCGATAACTACAGGTGCAGACATCGAGATTGAAACTTCTAGTTTTAGTGAAAATAATACATATCAAGAATCTAAAGGCACTAATAATCCTCTTAATATTGGTAATATGAGTTTAGATATCAATATTGAAGATGATAAAGAAGAAGGTAATAGTGCAACTATATTAGATAGGTACTTTAATAATCAAAACACTCAAGAAAATGAAATTCATATATCACAAAAGCCAAAAGCTAGTGGTTTAGGACAAGCTATCTGTCAGATTCATGGTATATATATACTTTCACAAGTTGAGGATGGTGTAGTACTTGTGGATATGCATGCAGCTCATGAGAGAATACTCTATGAAGAGATGAAAAAAACTTGGCATGCAGATACTGCTAAGTTTAAGCAAAATCTATTAATGCCTTTAACATGTAGATTATCAAGTAATATAGTCGCAACGATTGATGAGAATCTAGAAGTGTTTGAGAAGCTAGGCTTTGAAATATCAGTAGTAGCAGATGATGCAGTATTAGTACGTTCAACGCCAATATATGTCAAAGATAAAGATGTACAAAATCTAATATCAAATGTAGCTACAGAATTAGTATCATCTGGCAAGACAAAGAGTGTTGAGTTTTATCTAAACCATATTTTAGCTACAGTGTCTTGTCATGCTGCTGTACGAGCAAATGATAAGCTTAGTATTCCAGAAATGAATCATCTACTAAGACAGATGGAAACTGTTGAGAACTCAGGGCAGTGTAATCATGGTCGACCGACTTGGGTGAAGCTTAATTTTGCACAATTAGATAATTTCTTTTTGAGAGGACGATAATTCTAAGTTTTTTATAGAAATCAGTGGCGACTTGTCTAATCATTATAGTAGAAAATTATAGTTCAATCTTTTTTGTTTCGCTACTTACTGCGTAAGTTATAGCAACATACTTTTTGCAATAGCAGAAAAAGTATGCAAAACTGCCTAGCACTACGCTATCGTAGTTCAAAACAAATGGAAAATAAAAACCCCACTTCGTTCAAACAGTTTTATTTTCTAGACATTTGTTTTGAAACTACTTGTCGCTGATATGCAAAAGTCATAAAGTAAGAATATAGTTTTATTGATATGAGAATTATAAATACTTATTATTTAGTATATTAATAAGAGTTAAATTTATAGGAACTATTTTGAAAAAAATTATATCAACGATTTTAGGTTTTATTTTACTTGGAGTGGTAGGTTTGGGATGCTACTTGATTATTTCACTTGTTTGGAATCAATTTAAGCTTTTGGATCCTAAAGTTTCAATTAGTTTATTAACAGCCGCTACAACAGTGATAGCTGCAACTGTAACAGTTGTTTTGGGAAAGTATTTTGAACGAAAGAAAGATATTGAAGCACACTATAGAGAAAAGAAAACTCAAATATAGGATGAGTTTTTATGTAAATTTCTCAAACTTTTCCATAGTACTTCAGAAAATAATAAAGAAATAGATGACTTCGTTAGTTTTCTTCAGGAATGGCAGAGAAAGATAATTCTTTGGGGAGGACAAGATGTCTTATTAAATTATATTAACTGGTTGGAGCATTTAAAGGAAGGTAAAAATGATGCAAAAGCTATGTTTATGATGGAAGAGCTTTTTTAGAAATTAGAAGGGATCTTGGACATAAAAATAATAAGTTGGTCAAAGGTACATTTACCCGCTTGATTTTAAAAGATCCAAAAATCTTTTTGAGTATGGCTGAAAATAATCTAGATGTAACATTGCAAGAAGTAGCTGAAGCAGAGAAAAATTAAACTTACAATAAAAAAATGGAGCTGTCTTAGATAATTGAAATTATAAACCTAATCTACCCAATATCCTTAAGAGTATGGATAGTCACAGCTAGCATTTGCCGATGTATCTCTCGCGTATAAATTTTTTTAATATAGAATCTCCTTAGATTATTTATGTCTGCATTTTTAGTGATTAATTTAGTCTTATGATTTTTTTTAAAATCTTATTTTAGATAGGTATTATTATGCTTAATTATTTTAAAGCTAGAAGTAGACTATTTAGTAATAGTTCTTTCAGCTATGCTTGTGTGATGACTTTATTTAATGCTACTGTGGTAGGCATCGCGTATATATCTATAAGTTGGCATTTGTTGACTCTAAAGAATAACCTTGAAGTTATAATGTTGTTTATGCTTACTTGGTGGATTTTTGGAGTAATATTATCTCTAATTACCGGTTATTTTGCTGATCTTATACCTAGAAGAGTAATTATAGTTCTAGTAAATGTCTTTCGAGTTATATTACTTTCATCATTTGTGTTTTTGGGTAACTTAGATTCTTTAACTCTAGTATATTTGTTTACAAGTATATGGGGGATTATATTAGCATTTTTTATGCCGGCAATGATGATAATGTCGCGAGAGTTATTTCCTAATGATGATGTTCTATTGTATGCAAATAGTACGATGGATGGACTATTTGAACTTGGTATGGTTATTGGAATGTCTTTAGGAGGGATCTTAGTGGCGTATTTCGATATGCGCCAGATTATGATAATAATGCTTGCTGGAAGTATTTTTGCTACTTTGTGTAGTTTTATGATTGTGCTAAAGAGAATTGTAAAAAATCAAAAAGGGAATTTTTTAGTAATTAGAAGGAGGTTATTAACTACCTTAGTAAAAATATATCGCTATATTGGTGCTATTTGGCTCAGGTTAGCATGACTTATATATATGATTGCACCAATCTTTATATCTCCATATGCGAAAAACATTCTTCATGCGTCATCTTTGGAATTTGGACTAATAGAAGTGGCATTTTCAGTAGGTTTTATTATTGGGAATATTCTATTGCCATATATGATAGAAAAAATGTCGCCAAAATTAACGCTAGCTTTTTCTATGAGTGCATCAGCTATGATGTATTTATTGTTGGGATTAAACCAGAGTATAGCTTTTGCTATCTGGTATTATCTAGTAGCTGGTGTATTTATCATCATGGGTAATAATTGTTACTATAGCACAAAAAATACGCCGATAACTTTACAGGGTAAAATACAAGGTGTTGCTTATGGTTTATCTGGTCTAGTGATTATGTTTATATATACAATATTTTTTATGATTAATTATTTAGAACCATTACCTAGTAATAGATGGTTTTATGTATTGGCAGCTTTGGCATTATGTACATTATGGCCAATATTTAAAGGATTAAAATTTTTAGATAAAACTAAGTAATAGATATTGAATTAGAGATAAGTTTAAAATTATTGATTTAAGTTATCTAAGTACTTCTCAGCATCTAACGCAGCCATACAACCAGTACCTGCAGAAGTTACTGCTTGTTTGTAAACATGATCAGCTACATCACCAGCAGCAAACACGCCTTTGATATTTGTTTGCGTAGCATCACCAGCTAGACCAGATTTAACTTTGATATAGCCATTTTCCATTTCAATCTGATCTTTGAAAATATCTGTGCTTGGAGTATGGCCAATAGCAATAAATACTCCCATTACATCTATTTTAGATTCTTCGTTAGTTTTGACATTTTTAAGGCGTAGAGCATTAACTCCCATGTCATCACCAAGAACCTCTTCTAATGTAGTATCCCAGATAATATTTACATTACCATTTTCTGCTTTTTCCATTAGTTTATCGATAAGAATTTTCTCAGATCTAAGCGAATCTCTACGATGAATTAGTGTTACAGATTTCGCAATATTTGATAAGAAAAGAGCTTCTTCAACAGCAGTGTTACCACCACCGACTACTGCGACATCTTTGTTTTTGTAAAAAAAGCCATCACAAGTAGCACAAGCAGATACACCTTTGCCCATGAACTTTTCTTCTGATTCTAAACCTAAGTATCTAGCAGTAGCACCAGTAACTATAATTAGAGCATCACAAGAATACTCTTCAATCTCTCCAACCAATTTGAAAGGTCTAGTTTGTAGGTCTACAGAGTTAATTGTGTCATATGTGATTTGTGTATCGAATCTCTCAGCTTGTTTCTGTAGTTTTTCCATAAGCTCTGGACCCATGATACCATCAGCTTCGCCTGGCCAGTTATCTACATCTGTAGTTGTTGTAAGCTGTCCACCAGGTTGCATACCTGTGATGATTACAGGGTTTAAGTTTGCACGAGCTGCATATATTGCTGCAGTATATCCAGCAGGACCAGATCCTAGGATTATTAATTTGTGATGAGTTGCCATTTTAAAAAGTTCTTCAAAATACGATTATGGCGCAATTATATCATAGTGCTTGTTCAAGTGAAATTTTGAAATAACCTTCTTAAGAGGTTTATTTTTGAAACTACTAACTGCTAATGTGGATTTATTTCTTTGACAAGGTTTTTAATTGCTGCAAAATCATCAATATAAGCGAAGCTATCTAGAGCTTCTAGATCTATACCATTATGATAACCATAACTTACCATTATAGTTTTTACATTTGCCTCTTTAGCACATAAATAATCATTCATAGAATCGCCAACTATCAAACTCTCTTCGGCTTTAGCATTTAGCTTATTCATAGCAAACAGGAGAGGTTCTGAGTATGGTTTATAGCTGGTTGTAGTATCTCCACCAACAATTACTTCAAAATAGCCAATCAAATCTAAATGAGTTAGAGACTGTATGGCATCATCTTCATGTTTGTTTGTTACAACAGCCATTTTGATACCTTGTTGCTTTAAGAAATCTAAAGTTTCAATGACGTGGGGATATACTCTACTATTTGCACTATTTAGGGTTTTGTATGTTTGACTGACAATTTTGACACCTATATCAGCTATAGATTCAATATAATCATTATCATTGAAATCTAATGCTAAAATTTTTCTAACAGTAGTAGGATAGCCTTTGCCAATAATACTAGCTAAGACATCTTCATATACCGGCTCAAGTCTAAAATGTTTACGCATGGTATTTGTTGCAACTGTTAGGTCACCAACTGTATTTACAAGTGTGCCATCTAAGTCAAAGAATATATTTTTTATCATACTTCTAGTTAACCAATTTAATTAGGTAGAATTATATCTAAGTTTAAGTAATGTTTCTAACTTTTGAGTTTTGAAAAACTATTTATTATAAATTCGCTCAACATTCTTATTCTATACAGCTGAAACTGCTTCGAAGGACGTACTATACTATATTATGTTTTCAGGTTTATCATTTTTGTTGAGTGTTACTCTATATTTTGGTAGAACCTGTACCAATGTTTCTGATTCTAAATCTTGCTTAACATCCCAATATGATTTTTCACTTATCCCATTTCCATTAATACACATTTGTCTACTTATGTAGCCATTATTAACTATGTAAGATGGTTTTATGTCAACTTCATATTTGTTATTTTCCTGATCAATTAAGTACAATTTTTTGATTGTGTTAGAGTTTATTTTTAGTGTTATGAAATCATAGTTATCTAACATATTTATATCATTGATGTTAGATATATTCATCTTCTGTAGATACTCGGGGCTGGCACATAGCATTCTATAGTTATCGACGAGCTTTTTTGCAATAAAGTTACTATCTGGTAGATTGCCATATCTAATTGCTATATCAAAAGGAAATTGATTGTAGGAAATTACATCATCAGTTAGATTTATATCGTATTGGATGTTAGGATTTTTTCTTTGAACTCATCTAAAATTGGTAGGATTATCTGTTTACTAAGTCAAAAGGAATCGTTATCTTAATAATGCCTTCCGCAGAACTCTCATTATTTTGAATATCTTCTTGTAAGTTTTCTAATTGTTCTAGCAACTTAATAGCAGTAATGTAAAGCTTTTCTCCTGCTTTAGTAGGTTCTATTTTCCTTGTAGTTCTTATTAGAAGTTTAGTTTGGTAATACTCTTTAAGGGCTTAATTTTATTGCTAATACTAGCGGGAGATAAATAAAACTCTCATCCAGCAGCAGATAAGTTACCGTAGTTAATAGCAGCCACAAATAATTTGAGCTCATATAACATTTTCATCTTTTATTTTTTCTAAAAAGTTATTTGATATTTTTGTATATTATTATTTAAAAAGTTAAAAGTATAATTGATATCAGGCATTAAAAGTTTAAGTTTATAAGGAAAATATTATGAAAAACTTATTTTGTGATTATAAAATGGGACAAGTGGAATTAAAAAATAGATTTGTACTTACACCTATGACTAGATCAAGGAGCTCTCAACCAGGTGACGTTCCTAATGAGATGATGGTTGAATATTATGGTCAAAGATCTAGTGCGGGACTTGTTATTACTGAGGCAACACAGATTTCTCTTCAGGGCAAGGGTTATGCTAAGACTCCAGGCATTT encodes:
- a CDS encoding polyamine ABC transporter substrate-binding protein, producing the protein MKRKVFVLGLLVSLLNVAYSEEDSYICDNKVLKNPIIASESRTQLNFTNWADYISSDIVPCFSELSNTRVKYIYTSDDNMTRAKIMTGSSGFDLIEQGALYLNSEIASNALIKLDKSKLPNLDYRNKVIYDKVSQINDPGNNYAVVYSYGTTGLAYNKQEIEQRLGKDVVPDSWKYVFDKKYLKQIAPCGVSLLDEPEQIFGNYFFYHGIDPNTNSKAEYEKAALDIIKNVRPYIKYFDSNKYQNDFTAGNLCLVMGYSGDVVRSVKRAKTVNPYVTLAYVIPKEGTNIWFDMLMIPKGAKDLDKAYALMNYIIDPYVAAQNSNYLYQPNAVTQNEKYLDDIFNDTNIRPTDEMIKKMYVLNIHDAEMQSFISRVWMNVKYGIEFTPKYYKLS
- the rsgA gene encoding ribosome small subunit-dependent GTPase A — protein: MQGKIITNFGGNISVKLTNGEKVSALLRSYLKGELTVGDNVELEYTNSTYVISRLLDRKNLISRPNQYQRKNKNIAVNIDNAVIIIAHSPAPVEHYIDRYLAALHNSNIEPIIVINKIDNQTEEDKRYIQNLANVYQDIGYKVFYISAQNNIGINNLLEELKDKASIFLGQSGVGKSETLNTILGEKITATTAVSDSTKKGRHTTTCSTLYEIDDATNIIDSPGIREFGLWHITKKELFDGFLDFKKYKGMCQFRNCSHEEGSKGCQIVEQVKQGHINPVRFKNYHRILAEIKS
- a CDS encoding DUF2147 domain-containing protein; the encoded protein is MKKTKILALMALATFGAISFSYADDAGGVNLSPEGYWVQFDEDPDAGKGMLEGIIHTYYAENDEYGKKGTLQMEIVVPLMNVNASGKPAKPRATCNNCSNGSYNGFSYKGKNAPLQGFVFAGNMQPQSSTGVAGQSSDVYKDGGVINPNDGKVYESEAQVQDAGRTMYAKAAYIVWGKELGSKAAYWQRITKADYEKVKADCGVTADGQYVNKDEKVTATCTNYPVEQFGVKSPV
- a CDS encoding DUF2147 domain-containing protein produces the protein MTSYAKFDKSNANGYWLQRDGATNTNVGVIHAYTNDHGSLNAKMFVPLANVDDGKIHPPMIYCKNCGKGDAYGHKYDYSSRHDTYQGLEFVWDIKKSGSADKSHGKGSVYTEGSVLNPHDGKFYHVKAQTIEDGDKVYVRAFWGFLGKDEYWQRIPKSQANKIKWECGLTKDKIYPYQDKSGKIIDQELWKECSTRDFVKDPL
- the mutL gene encoding DNA mismatch repair endonuclease MutL, with translation MYSKQNYRQIRLLPEDLANQIAAGEVIERPSSVVKELIENSIDAGATAINIEIQEGGKSLIRIRDNGKGIAYDDLRLALAPHATSKVYTLEELESVASMGFRGEALASIASVSKLKIISKHQDLDDAWQINNETREVTPAAHVTGTTIEVYELFYNTPARRKFLKKDNTEFLHISDLLKKYMLCYFGIAFRLIHNGKEAKDLLLAEDMQLKYNRVLDLYSRDFIENAIYIDKKVGDAHLWGWVARPRFNRARADMQSFYINGRIIKDKIVTHAIKNAYKDVMYGNRYPAFLLYLDMDYKEVDVNVHPAKSEVRFRNQKFIYDFLFGTVNKAITTGADIEIETSSFSENNTYQESKGTNNPLNIGNMSLDINIEDDKEEGNSATILDRYFNNQNTQENEIHISQKPKASGLGQAICQIHGIYILSQVEDGVVLVDMHAAHERILYEEMKKTWHADTAKFKQNLLMPLTCRLSSNIVATIDENLEVFEKLGFEISVVADDAVLVRSTPIYVKDKDVQNLISNVATELVSSGKTKSVEFYLNHILATVSCHAAVRANDKLSIPEMNHLLRQMETVENSGQCNHGRPTWVKLNFAQLDNFFLRGR
- a CDS encoding MFS transporter, with the protein product MLNYFKARSRLFSNSSFSYACVMTLFNATVVGIAYISISWHLLTLKNNLEVIMLFMLTWWIFGVILSLITGYFADLIPRRVIIVLVNVFRVILLSSFVFLGNLDSLTLVYLFTSIWGIILAFFMPAMMIMSRELFPNDDVLLYANSTMDGLFELGMVIGMSLGGILVAYFDMRQIMIIMLAGSIFATLCSFMIVLKRIVKNQKGNFLVIRRRLLTTLVKIYRYIGAIWLRLA
- the trxB gene encoding thioredoxin-disulfide reductase, producing the protein MATHHKLIILGSGPAGYTAAIYAARANLNPVIITGMQPGGQLTTTTDVDNWPGEADGIMGPELMEKLQKQAERFDTQITYDTINSVDLQTRPFKLVGEIEEYSCDALIIVTGATARYLGLESEEKFMGKGVSACATCDGFFYKNKDVAVVGGGNTAVEEALFLSNIAKSVTLIHRRDSLRSEKILIDKLMEKAENGNVNIIWDTTLEEVLGDDMGVNALRLKNVKTNEESKIDVMGVFIAIGHTPSTDIFKDQIEMENGYIKVKSGLAGDATQTNIKGVFAAGDVADHVYKQAVTSAGTGCMAALDAEKYLDNLNQ
- a CDS encoding HAD-IA family hydrolase, whose protein sequence is MIKNIFFDLDGTLVNTVGDLTVATNTMRKHFRLEPVYEDVLASIIGKGYPTTVRKILALDFNDNDYIESIADIGVKIVSQTYKTLNSANSRVYPHVIETLDFLKQQGIKMAVVTNKHEDDAIQSLTHLDLIGYFEVIVGGDTTTSYKPYSEPLLFAMNKLNAKAEESLIVGDSMNDYLCAKEANVKTIMVSYGYHNGIDLEALDSFAYIDDFAAIKNLVKEINPH